From the genome of Trypanosoma brucei brucei TREU927 chromosome 11 chr11_scaffold01 genomic scaffold, whole genome shotgun sequence:
AACACTGATGCAGATGATGCAAATGTTGATGATTACCACGACCCTACGTCAATGCAAGCCCTTGAGGCAGGACACACAACCCGAAGCATGCGGTCGTCAAGCGCCTTCACGCACTTCGCTCCGATTTCTCCGTCGGTGCGCTCAGCGAGCGCGGATACGGAGCGCCTCGGGGGAAGGATGTGCAAGCGGAGCCGTGGGTGGGCTGCAATTCAATTGTCCATCTCCAATAGGGCGGAGCagggaaggaatgaaaacGATGAGGAGATGAAGTCTCTATGGGGAGACAACTTCTCCAGCGAAACGCCATCCCTCACTTGCTGTTGAGATTATAAACTCGCGGGGTCTGTTTGGAGctattttgttattattattattattgttatttgcaTTCTATCCCTATATTGGAAGTTGGGGCGCGAAGGTTGCATAGTAGCAAAGACGAAGACGGATACGTAAAAGAAGGTGGGGACTTTAGAAACCGTGCGATGATTATCAGCTTAGCACATTGCACAAGTGCCATTCACAACGGCTAGTAAGTGCAGGGTTGGTTGGTTTGAACCCACTAAGTCACTCATTTTATCGATTTGATGAAACGACTATGTAAGtacttctgctgctgctgccgctgtatCATTGTCattgtttctgttgttggaGATTGCAAAGTGTGAAAcccctttttggccattttaTTCCGTGGCGTGTCCCGTGTGATTGCAATGGTGTGGGGGAACTGTTGCACTTGTGCTTCAGGGTGGGCAGACACGCAGAATTAAAACCTCCTCTAAGACGAAGTTgcccttgcttttttaaggagggaaaggagagcgAAAAAAGAACGGTTCACGAAAACACACAGTCCCCTCCCCCGAGGTCTTTAATTACCATTTTCTATCCCGGTTCTCCTTCGTTTCATTCTGCGAGCTTCTGCACAAATATGTGAATGATGTGTTCTGTATgtcattttgttattttttgccctccacttcatcattATGGTTACCCTTGGACAAGGTGATTTAGGGACTACCAAAGTGGTGTGAAACATGTTCGACTTGATGGCAGACGCGTGTGCCGCTTACATGGAGGACAGCGAACCGACAAAAGCCAGGATTGAAAAAAACACGGAGGGCGaagggagggagaggaagggaagaaccTCCCAATGTCCTAAAGAGCGGTGTGTGCGCCCAAAAAATAACTTGGCGCAGGGTGACAAAGAATTCAAGGAACACAAACAGCGGGTGATGTCGAACCTTTCAAGCAACATGTGCGACCATAGTCCAAAAGGTGGGGTTGATCGTAAGTGCCTAAAAGTGATGGAGTTACTAAACAATCACCAAGATTATGTCACAGTCAGCAGTTGTAGTGGTCGCATCGCCCTCTTCCATAGCACCCCCATCCTGGAGACACTTCATGATTCTGTGAATGGCAGCTCCAGTACAAAAAGCGCAGCGGTTGTGGGGAAGCGGGGGAGCAAAGATGCCTTGGGGTGGCTTGTGGTTAAACATGGTGAGCTAACGGAGGAAGAGATAAACCAAATTGTGAAAGGTCTCTGCGGAGACGAGGCCGAGGATAGTTCCAACACCCACAGCTCACCACAGGTGCGTGAGGTGGCGGAAAGAAAGTTCAACGGAGATGAGGATGAGTTGGACGGTGTTTGGATGCAAACTGGGGTCCTGGCACCAATTCCACTTCCCTCGTTTGGCACTGTTACACTTAAGATGGAACCTTTCGTGATGCATGTGGCGTGCCGAACGATGGAGAGCGGGAAGCGGTTACTGACAGCTGCAGCAACCGAAGCCGGTTTCCGAAACAGTGGGGTGACGCCACCGGGGAAGCGAGTCGTTTGCGCCATCCGAAATGCAACGGGGGTTGGGTTGGATATACCTCTGGTTGTTGACGGGGTGAACTATGCACGAGGTCAGCATTCCTATGTGCGtcgtttgctgttgttggcaAACGAAAAGATGCGCAACAACGATTTGAGACGGCACAGGTTGGAGGTGGGGGTTGCTGCGTTCCTCGAGAGAGGGCATGAAACACCGCAGTGTAGTCATGAGGAGCGTATGCGGCTGCCACCACCGTGTGTTCTCGGCAAACACCCCGATGCGTAGGATTGGAGGGAAGGGCTGCATTCGATGACTGTTGGGTGTCATACCCCTCTTTAAGGTGTCATCTGTTAATGTCTTCGTTCTGGCACGCACTTGTGCCTTCCACAAGGGTAGTGAACCATCATAGTTTCTCCCTCCCTATCTCTTTTTGGTCTTTCTACCCCATCGTCCTTTCGCCAAATGTGTTCTGCGGGCGTAGGGAACCCCAGCAGTAGAAACAGGGATCGACGACAAGAGTAGGTGCACAACAGAAGGGTGTCAAATATGGCCGCAACAAACTCACCCACAGAAGAGGAAGTTGTTATGCGCTACCAGCAGCTCCGTCAAGAGTGCCTCGCCATGGACTCACGCATCTCCGAACTGGAGAACGAGCTGCATGAGCACCAGTTGGTGGCGGATACTCTCAAGCCACTGAACGGTGATCGCCGGTGTCATCGCCTTGTGGGTGGGGCGCTCATTGAACGCACAGTTGCAGATATATTACCCGAGCTTGTGGAAAATATTAAGGGTATCGAGGAGGCGTTAGCGCAGCTGAACAAGATGCTGACAGAAAAGCAAGCAGCGATGGACGAATACGCGAGGAAGCATGGTGTGACCGTAGCCCAGCGGCAGGGTCAGACCCCCGCTGGTGGAGGTGGCGCCAATAAcgatgaaggggaaaagaagccgATGGGCGCAGACAGCAGGGGTGTTCTGGTATGAGTGGTGTCCAGGGAAAGAGGTCGGCGGTGAGTCGTATAGAGTTGCGTCTGCATTTACGTGACAAATGCATATATCATTCGAGAACCCACACATATACGCGTGCCGGCGAAGGGTTTGAGcgaaaagagagggatggGCTGCCGACGGAGGCCGGCGAGAAGGTGCCTGTGTGGCGACCCCCTGACGGGTTCCCATCGCCGGTGACTTGGTCGGGGAGGAGCTCTCTTTCCTGtggtttgaaaaaaaaagtaataataatagtaggtAATGGGTCCATACGCTAAGGGAGGTGCTCCCCTcctcttgttctttttttctttaaacggCCAATGGCAACTGTCGAGAGTGCaacctttgttgttgctgttgtttctttggCTGATGCGTGTTTCCACGATCAACTCTTCACATTAGCGCCTACGCACATTTGTACATgacgcgtttttttttttcccccttctgccTGCTCacatttcccctccccttttatCTAGGCTTTGGAAATATGCAGGTTAGCGACGGCAATCCTGCCATGCCTCCACTGAGCGTCATCAAATGGTGGTATGAAAAAGATGATGAGCAACGGCGGGCCTTTCTAGCGGCGGATAATATTTCTGAAAAGGTGCAACAAAACATTCGCGCAGTCGAGTGCTTTGCCGAACAGCACAGTTATTACATTATGTGCGAGACAAAGTTAGCGATACGACCCCTTCCCCCACTCTCACCGCAACCAAATCAACCGCGCTCTCGTGCATGGCTCGGTGATGTCGCTTCAGTGTGGTTACCATGTCCCGTACACGCCATCATGGATTACGGCGGGAGGTATCAGACGACAGAGCAGAGGGAGGCGCGCCGCAAAGAGGCGGAGCGGCTCATTAGCATTATATACTCACGAACAGCTTCTGTACTGCATAGCTACTGCGGGGCCCAACAGGAAACGCAGAAGCATGCCAATGGTAAAGACAATTCATCGGAGGCGTGGAGGTCCCGCTCGGCTCGCATTCTCGTCGATGTGTTAGTTGAAGCGTCCGTTGCGGCACTGTGCCGGTTGGGTCTCACCGACGAGTTGGAGGCcatagaaaaacaaaaatcgaGTAGGAACGAAGCGGCGCTGGAGGTGCGTGAGGCGCCGCTATTCGCTGAAACCCCCAAACCAGTTGGGGCATGTCGTGCTGAGGCGTGGGGATGTTTAGGTTTGTGGGAGATTTTGCAGTCGAGAGTAGGAGACGTATCGGAGCTGGTGacacttttttccacctcgGTTGCTGCAACGTCGGGTGCGAAGCGTCCGCGGGTAGACGAGTCGAACAGCAGCCCTTCCGAAGGCACTACAGAAGCGGCAAAGCCGAACCAATGGAAAGTTCTTCGTGAAGTGTTTTGCTCGCTGGTGCCCGGTACGGATTCGACACATGGCGAGCACGACTCCactgatgataataacagtaagAGCCTATCGCTAATTCCTTGCCGTAAGGCTCCACGTATAACTATTACCGCAGCAGACGTGCGTTGTGGTATTGCGAAGGTGTTGAAGAAACACCGACCGGTGAAGCCTTTAtaagaagacaaaaagagatTTATTTCAATAAGCGGATAGGGGAAGGCTACAGCGCCCATACCTTCATCCCCGTATGGGGAAATAAAGGATATACACGAGTTATGGAGCAAGgcatcttttctttattaacCCTTTGTTATTTAAGGGGACCCCCTCCCCTTATCCTCCCATAGGCTTCGGAATAGTGGACACAAGCAAGGTTGCGATGCCTTGACGCAATGGACTTTGATTTTTGTACACACCTTAAAGGGAAGGCATTGCTTCGGAGAGGAGCAGCCGAAGATTAAAGTAAAGTGAATAAGGCCACtaagtgtttgtgtgtttatcTGTGGTTGGAGTGGAGTGGAGTGGATCAACTTACTAACGGTTATCATGAGTGAAACGTGTTGGTAACTGCCATACCCGGAGCACGTGTCATTAATGATTGTATTGGGTGCAATATGCTGTGGGGTAAATTTGAGTGGGGAATTCGTTGCCGCCTCAACAGGAGATGTGGCTTTTGAGGAACAAGTGGCGCAAGGCCCAGGCCGCCGGGCGACTTCTTTCCCGCGGTTGtacaacagaaaagaaaaaaaaaaagaggctcGATTTGTTcgattgttttgtgtgtaatGGGTGTCGTTCACAGCTAAGTGATCACACAACGACCGCTCTCTGCGTCTCTACCTACACAtacaaaaggcaaaagatACGATAGCAGGCGTGAAGAATCACTACCGGCATGCACTTAACCTTAGGTGTGTTAACGGAGGATGAAGATGCCCGCACTGCCCTCAGTGAAGCTGTAGAAAACCAATGTCTGCCCCGATTTGAAAACAACGATGGTCCCCTTTTGGATGTTTGGTTAGGTGAACGAAAACTATTTGGTCTCGTCGAGCGTGTCGCGCCGAATAACTTTCTGCAAGTTACCTCTGAGAATGGAGGCACTGCAAAAGGCGAAAGCACTTGTGCGGATGATCCGCACGATATGCGCGTGACAGACAACGTTTCATTTATTATTCGCCTTTCATCGGTGCCACATACGTCCCTTCAACCTGGCTTTACTGCGGAAGATGCCTTTGTGAACTGCACGCGCATTGTCATGGCTTATTCGGCACAACTGGAGCGCGGTGCGTCGGCGGAGCTCGTGGGCTCCGACGCAAGCGCTGAGTACATGCGCTTCAcagaaaaatgaaggggaATGCCCCCGCTTGTGCGCATAAATGCGGGGCCAAATTATTCAACTTTCTTATTCATGGTCGTAACAACCCCTTAATGATCGCACCTGTGAGGGCGCAGCGACCATATGCCACTGCCAACACTGCCCCAATCCCTTCTTcgtaacattttttttgtggtttttCCAATGCCGCTTTATGCCTCCCGTAAACCAAGGCTGAAGGGAGATGCATAATTCCAATGGAGGGTTGCGCATCAGCGCATCCACCGCAGACCCTCAGTCACCCAAGCCTCAAGAACAGAAAGACTCCATACACCTCTGGTCGTGGGAACTGTTCGTGGATGCAAAAAGGAAGCGTTTCAAGCCTTCGGCGGTAACGGTACCCATCTCCTTTTATCTCCATTACGTAATTCAATCGTTGCATTTCCCTTTGCTGCCGCATGTTGAAAGCCGCTCTGTTGATGAACACCACTGGCGAGAAAGCTATGGAGTCGGCAGACACACTCACTTGTCATCCCCATAACATTTAGTGGTGCCAGTTAAACCCCGCGTATCACAAAAAACCCTCTTTCCGAGTGTCAATGTCCGACGGCAACCCAACACAGCATAGCAGGGTTTCGGCCGCCTTACTCTGATGCCAACATGACCGTGAGAAACTGTAGCAACGGCGCAGGCGTCACGCCCTGTGAGACTAGGAGCCCACAACCCGCGTTTTAAACTTCGGTATTAGAACCGAGGACTTCGGCCACGTCAACAAGACAACAAACGCAAGCAACCCCCCGCATTCCACAACCTGATGGACCCTCATTGACCTTGTGAGCGAAGGGACACTCATCGGTGGCGGTTGGTACTCGGTAGTGAAAAGGAGGGGTTTAAAGGGAGGGATAATCGGCCCTCAAACTTCTAAGCTGTTTTTACTCATCTTGAACGAAGGCCACATAACACCCGGTGTTCATTTAACACAGCGTGGAAAGCTATGGCGCCCGGACGGCTGCACCAGGGTTCTTTTGCTCGTCCCATACAAATTACTCCTTTACCAAATCTGCACCGTCCCAAGTTGGTTTCCTCCAGACCTTCCTGGTGATTCCgaccacctcaacgtggtgccactCTCGTCCGGTATCCCGTCTTATTGAGGGGAGCCAAGTGCctgcagcgtcttgctgggacaccgtttttcacttgtccgtccctgggcacgtggcaGTGTGCCATCAGGAGTATCATCCGCATtgagatgctgctgtccagTTATCGTGTTAGGAGGCTTATTGCCCCACCTGCCGCATGCCGTGCACTGGCAGATctaagacaaaagaaaaataatatatggCGAGATGGTTTAAAGAAGAGACTCTCAGCCACATCTACTGGTAAGAACCAAATCGAGGCGCTTCACGGTGGTGGCCGGTAGTGGCACCAGTGGGGGAGAACTTCCGTGAAAGCACGATGAAAAttctaaaagaaaaaagggaatgagaGATATTCAATAAGGATTTGGAATGCGTTTTGGTCTCGTGTATCTGTGAAGTTCGTTTgttgtatgtgtttttttttaccgacTTAAGAAGGACGGCCGACACGTTCATTGTGATTTAAGCACCTTTAATGAGACTGGCGTCGGTTCTCCGCATAACTGAAACGGAATGCAACTGGTTGAATAAGATGAACTATAGAGGGATGTGCAAAAGATGGAGGCACTGGTACGGCGCAATGTGTGAAGACGGCATAATGACCCTACACCCAAAAATATCGACAAAGTCAGAAACTGTGCTTGACGACGGTTGGGGTGAACGGGTTTGGAAGCCTCGAGGAAGTCACAAGATCGCTTGCAAGGGCAGGCAACTCTCAGGATGTAAAACCGTGTACGGCAGAGGCGTGCCAAAATATCATCTCCAGAAAACCAGAACACACATGCGGATGGAGTACCAAGGCCCGCTGGTGGTGACCGCGAGTCTGCCGAAAGCGGCAAACCGGTTAAACGAGATGTGACCGACTTGAGAACCAGCGCACCTCCGCCAAATCAAGGGAACAAGGAAGATGGCGAACAGGCTGATCATGTCAACACGGACCAACTCCAGGAAGGACGAGAAAAGAGGACGGAAGATACGGCCACTGGAGGCGAGGGGTTcaagggggggaaaatagcATAACAAACCGATATGAACTGGAAAGCGCTCCGTTTTTCGCTGTATTAAGGCTCACGAACAAATTAACAGTGTGAAAAAGAGTTGCGAGCTTCGCCCAAGACGTAACCCCGGGGGGGGTGGAGGTTGCACCGCAGGTAAGTCCAAGGACAGCGCGAATGCAGCGTGGGAAGCAGTGGGGAGCTCGTAACGGCCCCAAAGCACCAGAAAACACCAAGATCAAAGTTAATACTTGCCGCCCCACCCGAAAGTGCATGGACTAAAGATGCCCGGCAGTCCAAACCATGGTAATTCCAGAAGGTCGCTATGGCAAAGGTTTATGCATTAGACATAGGGCGGGCAAGTCACCAGGCTGTGTGGGAAAAGGCTTTCGTGCGCCGCGCAGATGATGTTCAGTTGGAGGGCGGAATACAATTATTTGGGAAATCAGGCTGAGAAAGGTGGCGAAATAgtaattacaaaaaaaaaacatcgacGGGAAGCACAACGGCGTGGGAGGATAACACCCAACATTTGGGGCACCAGGCTGAAGAGGTCCATGCCGACGGTGCACTCGGCTTTTCgaccaaaaaaagaacgaaaccTGGTGTGGACGTAAAAGGGTTGGGGttaggggggaggggatgcCGTGCAGCGAAAATTCCGCTCCCCAAAGGGGCTATTACCTCAAACAAGTTCCTAACAATAGGGACGGTGATATACTGTCTTTCGGCACAAAAGTGTTTATCAACATCCGAAAAAATGCGCACtaacgaaaaataaatatctCTTGTGCCATTTGAATTATTGATGCGTCGAAGTTGAGAGAGATGGCAGCCGTCTTGGGGATTGCTTTTGAGCGTAATCAAAATTGGAGGTGCACATTTCTTTGAACCTGtgtcttttcctttaacTGTTAATAGCAAGATGGAGGGTTTGtgtgggtggtggtgcaTCCTATTTGTCGTAACAATCTCTCAAGCTGGTGAAGCACAAGAAAAACCAATTAACCGGGACGAGTTCGAAGCCCTGTGCAGGTTTATAAATCTCGCGGGAGACAGTGAGACACCAACGAAGGTTGAGAAAAATGTCAAGCGAACAGTGAAGAAAATTCTAACCGAAAGTGGGGTGGCCGATAGCAGGAAAAAGGAACTCGAAGATCTGCAAAAGCAAGCAGAGAAGTATCGAGAGGAAAACATGTCATTTTGGGAAACAGTAGGGATGGGGGAGATAAATAGGAGCTTGACGGACGCACTCTACGGGGAGAACCACAACGCCGTTGTTAAAGCACAAGGGAGTAGAGACCCCATCTGCGGCGCCAGAGAGGCGGACGCGGGTACGGAGGCAGGAAAGTCACTGGTGATCGACTTATTTTGCCTATGTTCCACATCGCCAGAACTTCACAACTTTCAGCAGATTTGCTGCGCCGACTGTCGAGGTGGAGCAAACGACCACCCCTGGATTCCTTCGGAAGATGGGAACCAGAGATGGAAGTTCCTTGCGCAAAAATGTGGAGAAACTAATCAAGGTGGAAAGCTCTCAACAGACTCCATTGAGAAGTCAGCCGAATTCTTTTTGAAAACATTGAAAAATCCCTTAGACTCAAGAGCGGAGGCACGCCGCACAGTGCTAGGAAGCACCAACGGCGATGTTAGCATTAATTGCAACGGTTGGAAAACTTCGGGAAACGGACGGTGCGTCAAATACGATCCAAACCACTTAAATGATGGGATCCTGTCAATACCATGGTACGTAAAATTGGCGAAGGCAGCGACCCGAATGGATAAATTAATGGAAGCTGAAAAAACGTTGCGTGAGATTCTGGAAAATGTGGAGAAGTTGGAACGAAAGCAAGTCGCAATACCACCCAAACCTGCTGACGAGGGTAATGCCGTCCCGAGCGTCTCAAAAGACGTCGtagaaaacaacaatgaaaATTCCGGCGTAAGTAATAATcgtgagaaaagagaaagcaaaGGTGAACTCAACGAAGAGAAATCACCAGGGAGTGAAAAGTCGCCGGAGGAAGTCGACTGTGACGGCTGTAAACCCGAAGAAGGGtgtgaggagggaaaatgtgAAAGCGAAAATGGGAGACACGACTCTGAAGGCACAAAAAGGCCACCTGTAAAGAGCCATTCTGCAACAATAATCGGTGGTTCGTTGAagtttttcttgcttttgggATAAAGAGTTCTCCGTAAGCttcaaaagaataaaaaggtGGTGAAGGACACAACTCCAGTCACACAAGCGTAAAAATATTAACCACTGTACCATTCCTGAGTTGTGTGATGGGAAATGAGTTCGCCAACCCAAAGTTTGGAACAAAAATGGCCAACTATCGGGGAGGAGGGAGGCAGCGGGTACCACTGAACCATCTCCCTAGTCGCGGTGGTTCCCAGAATATTTTTTTGACGCGTAATGCGTAAGCCCTATATTATCACCGGAACTGAAAATTTGCTCGAAATAtattgatatttttgttttaaagtGCAACGGAAACGAAACACGACAAGTACGTATTTTTATGAACGTCTAAAAGTTTATCAACTTCTCACATGCAAATTTACTCCCGAAAACAACTATatataaaatgaaagtaGTTGCAAATGCGCGAAGAATTTTCTTCTCCTGTCATCAATCACCGCCCCAAAGCGCCCGTTTAGTCCgtgggaaaagggaggaaacgtccttgcaaaaataaaaaaacgccGTGTTGAGACGGTATGAAATACAAGGGTGGAGAAAGGCCGCGTCCGTCCGCTAAACATCACCCGTTATTGCGGATTGCGTGTGACACTCTCAGGAAATGTTTTCGTGTCGGGAATGGGAAcgcagaacaacaacagcacagTTTCACAACCCCTGTCTTCTTTAAACGCCCGTATtatgtcaaaaaaaaaaaaagacagtacAACTGGAGCGCCGATACGCGTGACGTCGGGGGTAACTCTGTCTCTCTGTTTCGCGTAATCTTATCTTATTAGTGCCATCCGATCCGTGCCAGCAAGCCGCAACACTCATGTTGATGGAATAACTCCGCCGCCGGCACACCGCCTTCTAAGAACCCGAAAAGGCGGTTTGGAAAATGGATGGTGGGAGGTTCCGCTCGAAGGTTATTTTATCAACAGCTGCAGCCCGGCAAACTTAACATGGCGTTGAATTAACGATAGCTGAGAAACTGCGCGACACTCTTCTCGAAACCAACGGACCGCTTCTTTCAGTCCCCTTCGTGTCATTTCATGAAACCCGTCTTGTCCAAATCCCCTCTCGGAATCTCACTGCTCTCCGTCGAAACAGATGGCGCGAAGCGATCAGAAGCCGGTGGTGGGATTCGGCCACACATCCGCCAAACCTGCCGATGTGATTCGAGTCTCGTTGGGAGGGGGAAGTCACATTATGCAGGTGGATTTGACCTTATATATCacatttttccttccctttcctcactgATGCTAGCACAGGGGGAACGTGGAGAGAAATGGGGAAATAATGGTGTGTACAAAGCTTATTTCCTTGCTTCAGACGAAGGTAGCGGGGGCCCGCGCAGAAGCTTACATGAAAGACGTCCCTGTCAGAACTGCTGGTGTTtccaaagggaaggaaaagacagACTAGTGAGGCACCCTCCGCCTGTAACGGCACAGTTTGGGAaatcttaaaaaaaaactcccccagaggggggagggggaagaaatatAGAGGGCCACACCCCCTGCCTCTGATACAACATCGTTTCGTCATGACTCCTCCACATGTATGTGTTACACCTTTCATCAGCCTCACGGTGTTTCCGGCAGGGCGCATATTTACATCCGTGGGGAGGAGCCCAGAAGAATACGATCCATATTTATTGGTTTAACGAACTTGGGAGTAGGCGAACCCGTTTGAGCAGACGTCCCATTTGGATGGGGTCTGGGCGACCGACCTCTCAACAACTCAAACCCGGGCTTGCAGTTCGGCGACCTCGTACCTTGAAACTCTGGGGGCGACGATCCCAGCGATAGTTCGGTTGCGCGCCGGCGCAGGTTTCCAACCCCGTCCCGCAGCCCGGTACCTGTTTTCCTCAAACCTCCCACGCTACGCCCCTTTGAACCACAGTTGGTCAGGCTACCGGAAAGCGCGCTTGACGTGTGTCTGCGGTTTCCAGGGGATTTACCCACTCCCAACGTGTTGGTTGCCCTCATTGCGGAAGTCCACGCCGGCCCCGTGGCGAGGGAGTTGTACcgctctctttttgttgctggtCGAGCTGGAGCGCTCCACCCACGGTTCCGAGATGCCACACGCCCTAATGGAGGGGACACTTGTCGGTAGGAGCTCCCGACACCACTGGCAGCAGAAACACCGCGATACCCCATGGGGGCAGCGCTCTTCATACGAAGCATGCCAAACCGCTGCTGGACAGACGTCTGGCTACGACCGCCACCTCTGCGCGCATTCATTTCCGTTTCCATCATCTTTCGCTTTGCCTGATGCGCGGACGCGAGAGCATACAGCCTTTCCCACGGTCCGCTTCCATCTTGGCGCCGTGAGGCAGCAACACTACGTCTAACAACATTCCCCCGAGAAACTTTGGGTGCAGGGGGGGCGGTCGTGCTTCGTGGCTTGGCTGCGCGGCTCCACAAGCTGCGCTCGCGGTTCGTTGGCCTCGTTGAAAAGGAGTTTTTTGGTTTGTACAGTGCTGTTGGCATTCTCGGTTGTGACAAGGCTTTGCGCCGTGGGTTCCAAACAGGCCTACGAGGGGCGCTCTCCTTGAATGGCCCCTTGTTGTTACGATATTCCTCCAACTCCCGCCGAACGCGTTTCCATAAGTCCTCAAGGGACACATCCTCCCGATCGTCCACATCTCCCCTTGCATTCTTGTTCAACAATCCCCTCGAAGGGGTGGCTCTATTTCCCACATTTCCGCGCGCCAGCAGCCGGTTACGACCAGCTGCACCGCTATTCTTCCCCACGGCTGGCTTGTTACGTTTGACATCATGGGTGCGACTGCGCCCCAACCCACTTGCCATTTCAAAGAGCTCCTGTAATTTTTCGTGAGACTGTTGCAAAACTGAACTTTGATCCATCCCTCCGGACATGGCGGGTTCGTAGAATGGAGTCGCCGTGGGTAACTTCGCAATACTGCCGCCGTGAAGGAGGTCATGCCCTTGTTCCAACAATTCCTCCAAGCGCGCCATGGGCCCACCGAGTTCATTGAGGTCCCTTCCCTCAACCCGACCCGCCACTTCAAGCGGGCGGCTACTGCCCGTGGACGGAGAAGTATCAAAGGAATCACCACACATGATGCCCCCCCCCACGTATATGCAGTCAACTAATTATAGGTAAATATACACAAACGAGAGTACACAGATGCGTGTTGCAAGTGCAATACACTCTTGATGAAGTCCACCTCCCAGCGTTACGCTACACGAtttcctttctgtttttccttatcttcttttttcttttactgtCCAGTCCTCGATTTCTCACTTTCCGCCAAATGTGCTCACGGAGCAACAGTGAGTTCCAAGGATCACGGAGGTAGACCAcgaaaggaaatatatatttatatatatatatatatacggcACCACTTAGGTGTTAATCTCCCGTACGCTTACTGAGACCACAAAACCGTGAGTTTCAACAGGTCCGACACACAACAAACCGAAcaaaattttcttttctatacTTTGCCG
Proteins encoded in this window:
- a CDS encoding prefoldin subunit 2, putative — translated: MAATNSPTEEEVVMRYQQLRQECLAMDSRISELENELHEHQLVADTLKPLNGDRRCHRLVGGALIERTVADILPELVENIKGIEEALAQLNKMLTEKQAAMDEYARKHGVTVAQRQGQTPAGGGGANNDEGEKKPMGADSRGVLV
- a CDS encoding variant surface glycoprotein (GPI-Anchor Signal predicted for Tb11.01.4560 by DGPI v2.04 with cleavage site probability 0.30960003 near 403); protein product: MEGLCGWWCILFVVTISQAGEAQEKPINRDEFEALCRFINLAGDSETPTKVEKNVKRTVKKILTESGVADSRKKELEDLQKQAEKYREENMSFWETVGMGEINRSLTDALYGENHNAVVKAQGSRDPICGAREADAGTEAGKSLVIDLFCLCSTSPELHNFQQICCADCRGGANDHPWIPSEDGNQRWKFLAQKCGETNQGGKLSTDSIEKSAEFFLKTLKNPLDSRAEARRTVLGSTNGDVSINCNGWKTSGNGRCVKYDPNHLNDGILSIPWYVKLAKAATRMDKLMEAEKTLREILENVEKLERKQVAIPPKPADEGNAVPSVSKDVVENNNENSGVSNNREKRESKGELNEEKSPGSEKSPEEVDCDGCKPEEGCEEGKCESENGRHDSEGTKRPPVKSHSATIIGGSLKFFLLLG